One Streptomyces fagopyri DNA window includes the following coding sequences:
- a CDS encoding carbohydrate ABC transporter permease — translation MSAPITEPTKVGGAGVPPQRAVGKTPPRPGDRRSEGLTLNVFSHGFLVLWAVLIILPLLWLVLSSFKTDAQIGGSALGWPSHWQFDVFQRAWSKGIGDYFANTLIVLVFSVPLTMLLGSMAAYVLARYEFPGNRLVYYFFVGGAMFPVFLALVPLFFMVKRLDMLNTYQGLILVYVAYSMPFTVFFMHSFFRTLPTAVFEAAVLDGASHSRAFFQVMLPMAKPGLLSVGIFNVLGQWNQYILPSVLMQPQTSSDPERYVLTQGLIQLQQQQGYATDLPVLFAGVTIAMVPMLIVYLSFQRQVQAGLTSATLK, via the coding sequence ATGAGCGCACCCATCACCGAGCCGACGAAGGTCGGCGGCGCCGGCGTACCCCCGCAGCGGGCGGTCGGGAAGACACCCCCGCGCCCGGGCGACCGGCGCAGCGAGGGCCTGACCCTCAACGTGTTCTCGCACGGGTTCCTGGTCCTGTGGGCCGTGCTGATCATCCTGCCGCTGCTCTGGCTGGTCCTGAGCTCCTTCAAGACCGACGCGCAGATCGGCGGTTCGGCCCTGGGCTGGCCCTCGCACTGGCAGTTCGACGTCTTCCAGCGGGCCTGGAGCAAGGGCATCGGCGACTACTTCGCGAACACCCTGATCGTGCTGGTGTTCTCGGTCCCGCTGACCATGCTCCTGGGCTCCATGGCGGCGTACGTCCTGGCCCGCTACGAGTTCCCGGGCAACCGGCTCGTGTACTACTTCTTCGTCGGCGGGGCCATGTTCCCCGTCTTCCTCGCCCTGGTCCCGCTGTTCTTCATGGTCAAGCGTCTCGACATGTTGAACACGTACCAGGGGCTGATCCTGGTGTACGTCGCCTACTCGATGCCGTTCACCGTCTTCTTCATGCACTCGTTCTTCCGCACGCTGCCCACGGCGGTCTTCGAGGCGGCGGTGCTCGACGGGGCCTCGCACTCCCGGGCGTTCTTCCAGGTCATGCTGCCGATGGCCAAGCCGGGCCTGCTCAGCGTCGGCATCTTCAACGTGCTGGGCCAGTGGAACCAGTACATCCTGCCGTCCGTGCTGATGCAGCCACAGACCAGCTCGGATCCCGAGCGGTACGTCCTGACCCAGGGGCTCATCCAGCTCCAGCAGCAGCAGGGGTACGCGACCGACCTGCCCGTGCTCTTCGCGGGCGTGACCATCGCGATGGTGCCCATGCTGATCGTGTACCTGTCCTTCCAGCGTCAGGTCCAGGCGGGTCTCACCTCGGCCACGCTCAAGTAA
- a CDS encoding GH92 family glycosyl hydrolase codes for MGVAALSLIVASQGTAVALPARTVTAERQFASSFESGDPAPDWINTVDTGPDGKKRSSGVDGGFSTGIPGNVTDHVTDVRASAENSGSGEVKENLVDGESSSKWLTFEPTGWVEFDLDAPVKAVTYALTSANDFAERDPSAWTLQGSTDGKDWKTLDTRSGESFGERFQTKSYDIASPVEYQHFRLDITKNNGADILQLADVQFSTGGSDDPTPKDMLSLVDRGPSGSPTAKAGAGFTGKRALRYAGTHQGDGRAYSYNKIFDVNVAVGRDTELAYKIFPSMADGDRDYDATNVSVDLAFTDGTYLSDLNPLDRHGFSLTPQGQGAAKILYVNQWNSVASRIGSVAAGKTVDRILLGYDSAKGPAKFRGWLDDVSLRTVAREKPAAHLSDYALTTRGTNSSGGFSRGNNFPATAVPHGFNFWTPVTNAGSLSWLYDYARANNTDNLPTIQAFSASHEPSPWMGDRQTFQVMPSAASGTPDTSRTARALAFKHENETARPYYYGVTFENGLKAEMAPTDHAAALRFTYPGADASVLFDNVTEQAGLTLDKENGVVTGYSDVKSGLSTGATRLFVYGVFDAPVTEGSSSGVKGYLKFEPGADHSVTLRLATSLISVDQAKDNLRQEIPDGMSFGTVKARAQKQWDKLLGKVEVQGATPDQLTTLYSSMYRLYLYPNSGSEKVGSKYQYASPFSAMPGPDTPTHTGAKIVDGKVYVNNGFWDTYRTTWPAYSLLTPGQAGEMVDGFVQQYKDGGWTSRWSSPGYADLMTGTSSDVAFADAYVKGVHFDATAAYDAAVKNATVVPPASGVGRKGMTTSPFLGYTSTATGEGFSWAMEGYVNDYGIAKMGEALYKKTGKKRYKEESAYFLNRAQDYVNLFDKKAGFFQGRDAQGNWRVDSAKYDPRVWGYDYTETNGWGYAFTAPQDSRGLANLYGGQDALGQKLDTYFATPETASQDVVGSYGGVIHEMTEARDVRMGMYGHSNQVAHHVTYMYDAAGQPWKTQKDVREVLSRLYTGSEIGQGYHGDEDNGEQSAWYLFSSLGFYPLVMGSGEYAIGSPLFTKATVHLENGRDLVVKAPRNSAKNVYVQGVRFNGKKWNSTSLPHSLISRGGVLEFDMGSKPSSWGSGKNAAPVSITKDDKAPTPRADVLKGEGALFDNTSATDATVTTVDLPTAASAKGLQYTLTSSGDHTKAPAGWVLQGSSDGTTWTDLDRRSGESFAWDKQTRAFSVAHPGSYAHYRLVLDGSATLAEVELLA; via the coding sequence ATGGGGGTGGCAGCGCTTTCTCTGATCGTGGCCTCGCAGGGCACCGCGGTTGCCCTTCCGGCCCGGACGGTCACCGCAGAGAGGCAGTTCGCCTCCTCATTCGAATCGGGTGATCCCGCACCGGACTGGATCAATACCGTAGACACGGGACCTGACGGGAAGAAGCGGTCGTCCGGTGTCGACGGAGGGTTCAGCACCGGCATCCCCGGCAACGTCACCGACCACGTCACGGACGTCCGCGCCAGCGCCGAGAACTCCGGCTCCGGCGAGGTCAAGGAGAACCTCGTCGACGGCGAGTCGAGCAGCAAGTGGCTGACCTTCGAGCCCACCGGCTGGGTGGAGTTCGACCTCGACGCACCCGTCAAGGCGGTCACCTACGCGCTGACGTCGGCCAACGACTTCGCCGAACGCGACCCCAGCGCCTGGACCCTGCAGGGCTCCACGGACGGCAAGGACTGGAAGACCCTGGACACCCGCTCCGGCGAGTCGTTCGGCGAGCGGTTCCAGACCAAGTCGTACGACATCGCGAGCCCCGTCGAGTACCAGCACTTCCGGCTCGACATCACGAAGAACAACGGGGCGGACATACTCCAGCTCGCCGATGTCCAGTTCTCGACGGGCGGTTCCGACGACCCGACCCCCAAGGACATGCTCTCGCTCGTGGACCGCGGGCCGAGCGGCTCCCCCACCGCGAAGGCGGGCGCCGGCTTCACCGGCAAGCGGGCCCTGCGCTACGCGGGTACGCACCAGGGGGACGGCCGGGCCTACTCGTACAACAAGATCTTCGACGTGAACGTGGCCGTCGGGCGCGACACCGAACTGGCGTACAAGATCTTCCCGTCCATGGCGGACGGTGACCGGGACTACGACGCCACGAACGTGTCGGTGGACCTGGCGTTCACGGACGGCACCTATCTGAGCGACTTGAACCCGCTGGACCGGCACGGGTTCTCGCTCACGCCCCAGGGGCAGGGCGCGGCCAAGATCCTCTACGTCAACCAGTGGAACAGCGTCGCCTCGCGGATCGGCTCCGTCGCCGCCGGGAAGACGGTCGACCGGATCCTGCTGGGCTACGACTCCGCGAAGGGCCCGGCCAAGTTCCGTGGCTGGCTGGACGACGTCTCGCTCCGGACCGTCGCGCGCGAGAAGCCCGCGGCGCATCTGTCGGACTACGCGCTGACCACCCGTGGCACCAACTCCAGCGGCGGGTTCTCGCGCGGCAACAACTTCCCGGCGACGGCCGTGCCGCACGGCTTCAACTTCTGGACCCCGGTCACCAACGCGGGTTCGCTCAGCTGGCTGTACGACTACGCACGTGCGAACAACACGGACAACCTGCCGACCATCCAGGCGTTCAGCGCCAGCCATGAGCCCAGCCCGTGGATGGGCGACCGGCAGACCTTCCAGGTGATGCCCTCGGCCGCGTCCGGCACCCCGGACACCTCGCGCACCGCCCGCGCGCTGGCCTTCAAGCACGAGAACGAGACCGCGCGCCCGTACTACTACGGGGTGACGTTCGAGAACGGGCTCAAGGCGGAGATGGCCCCGACGGACCACGCGGCGGCCCTGCGCTTCACCTATCCGGGCGCGGACGCGAGCGTGCTCTTCGACAACGTGACCGAGCAGGCGGGACTGACCCTCGACAAGGAGAACGGGGTGGTCACCGGCTACTCCGACGTGAAGTCGGGGCTGTCGACCGGTGCGACCCGGCTCTTCGTCTACGGGGTCTTCGACGCGCCGGTGACGGAAGGCTCCTCGTCCGGGGTCAAGGGCTATCTGAAGTTCGAGCCCGGCGCCGACCACAGTGTCACGCTGCGTCTGGCCACCTCACTCATCAGCGTCGACCAGGCCAAGGACAACCTGCGCCAGGAGATCCCCGACGGCATGTCCTTCGGCACCGTCAAGGCGCGGGCCCAGAAGCAGTGGGACAAGCTGCTGGGCAAGGTCGAGGTCCAGGGCGCCACGCCGGACCAGCTCACGACGCTGTACTCCAGCATGTACCGGCTCTACCTGTACCCCAACTCCGGCTCCGAGAAGGTGGGTTCGAAGTACCAGTACGCGTCGCCGTTCTCCGCGATGCCTGGTCCCGACACCCCGACCCACACCGGGGCGAAGATCGTCGACGGCAAGGTCTACGTCAACAACGGCTTCTGGGACACCTATCGGACGACCTGGCCGGCGTACTCCCTCCTGACGCCCGGTCAGGCAGGTGAGATGGTCGACGGGTTCGTGCAGCAGTACAAGGACGGCGGCTGGACCTCGCGCTGGTCCTCCCCCGGGTACGCGGACCTGATGACCGGCACCTCCTCCGACGTGGCGTTCGCGGACGCGTACGTGAAGGGCGTGCACTTCGACGCGACGGCGGCCTACGACGCGGCCGTGAAGAACGCCACGGTCGTCCCGCCGGCCTCCGGTGTGGGCCGCAAGGGCATGACGACCTCGCCCTTCCTCGGCTACACGTCCACGGCGACGGGCGAGGGCTTCTCGTGGGCCATGGAGGGCTACGTCAACGACTACGGCATCGCCAAGATGGGCGAGGCCCTCTACAAGAAGACCGGCAAGAAGCGCTACAAGGAGGAGTCCGCGTACTTCCTCAACCGCGCCCAGGACTACGTGAACCTGTTCGACAAGAAGGCCGGGTTCTTCCAGGGCCGCGACGCGCAGGGCAACTGGCGCGTCGACTCGGCGAAGTACGACCCGCGCGTGTGGGGGTACGACTACACCGAGACGAACGGCTGGGGCTACGCGTTCACCGCACCCCAGGACTCGCGGGGCCTGGCCAATCTGTACGGCGGCCAGGACGCGCTGGGCCAGAAGCTCGACACCTACTTCGCCACTCCCGAGACGGCCTCGCAGGACGTCGTGGGCTCCTACGGCGGGGTCATCCACGAGATGACCGAGGCCCGCGACGTACGGATGGGCATGTACGGGCACTCCAACCAGGTGGCCCACCACGTCACCTACATGTACGACGCGGCCGGCCAGCCGTGGAAGACGCAGAAGGACGTCCGTGAGGTCCTCTCCCGGCTCTACACCGGCAGTGAGATCGGGCAGGGCTACCACGGCGACGAGGACAACGGCGAGCAGTCGGCCTGGTACCTCTTCTCCTCGCTCGGCTTCTACCCGCTGGTGATGGGCAGCGGCGAATACGCCATCGGCTCGCCGCTGTTCACCAAGGCGACGGTCCACCTGGAGAACGGCCGGGACCTGGTCGTCAAGGCACCCAGGAACAGCGCGAAGAACGTGTACGTGCAGGGCGTGCGGTTCAACGGCAAGAAGTGGAACTCCACTTCGCTCCCGCACTCGCTCATCTCCCGTGGCGGTGTGCTGGAGTTCGACATGGGTTCCAAGCCGTCCTCGTGGGGCAGCGGCAAGAACGCGGCGCCCGTGTCGATCACCAAGGACGACAAGGCGCCCACGCCGCGCGCCGACGTCCTGAAGGGTGAGGGCGCGCTCTTCGACAACACCTCGGCGACGGACGCCACCGTCACGACGGTGGATCTGCCCACGGCCGCCTCCGCCAAGGGCCTCCAGTACACCCTGACGTCGTCCGGGGACCACACGAAGGCTCCGGCCGGCTGGGTCCTGCAGGGCTCGTCCGACGGCACCACGTGGACAGACCTCGACCGGCGCTCCGGCGAGTCCTTCGCCTGGGACAAGCAGACCCGGGCGTTCTCGGTGGCGCATCCGGGCTCGTACGCGCACTACCGACTGGTCCTCGACGGCTCGGCGACGCTCGCGGAGGTGGAACTCCTGGCCTGA
- a CDS encoding GH92 family glycosyl hydrolase, which produces MRFRPSSVLFAVVLAAGGITPAVAATAAPPDLVRDPTTYVDPLIGTKNGGNVFPGAVVPFGMLSWSPENTRGDATRTAAPGGYQYDATRVRGFSLTHMSGTGCAGGSGDIPFFPYAGEVTSSPASDTKDAVYAADFAHADETAEPGHYKVGLSSGVTADLTATARTGSGRFTFPSDKPASLLIRTANSEVGSTASDVRIDPATRTVSGSVTSGNFCGYLDPEGQRAYYTLYFTARFDRAFKAAGTWQDDRLSPGSTRASGGTGGFSDGGRPAAGKGAGGYVEFAPGTDPVNVKVGISYVSRAGAAANLAAENPPSRSFGAVRSAAHRAWQDRLGAIRVGGGGDTDRTTFYTALYHALLHPNVISDADRRYRGSDDKVHVVGRGHRAQYGTFSGWDVYRSQVQLLTLLSPDTGSDIAQSLLELARQNGGVWDRWLHGASGTHVMNGDPSPTALAGIRAFGGTGFDLRGALKSLVEAATVPTEQDLSSSGKPVLSVGQRPSLDKYLQQHYMPSVSNAWGGAAETLEMSGADFALSQLATAAGEKRTAADFAARSQWWQNNFNIAADRTGGYIANRKADGSWVTGFTPATGNGFVEGTAAQYTWMVQHNPAGLFAAMGGRDKALDRLDTFFHDADGGWAFTGSGGDKSELDNEPSINVPYLYDYAGAPYKAQETVRAAMSRLWSTQPGGIPGNDDLGEMSSWYVFSALGMYPQVPSRAELVLSSPLFSRVKIDRPGGNDIEIRAAGAAADAPYVQSLKVNGRTSGRPWLPASFVRDGGTLDYTLSGTPNHSWGSDPAAAPPSFRDGEQPYQIGVGPTAATLAPGGSTRIDIRALSLSGGTGPEVRFHVDTPDGVTATPAEGTVTDGSRSITLAAGDTARQGFYDAKVTVTSGSTSYEQPVALTVAAPGSLLAGYNNTGVSDDAGDHDEADYDGGGWSYSRQALADAGLTPGGQGTVDGLTYTWPDSPAGRPDNAAATGQVIELTRPASQLSFIGSAVNGNQRAAATVTYTDGSTDQVDLSFTDWTVGGGGGTVQYGNETVARAAYRNVAGADKDPVATYVFATKPFAAPAGKTVKSVKLPGNADLHVFTLAVD; this is translated from the coding sequence ATGCGTTTCCGTCCGTCATCCGTTCTGTTCGCCGTCGTCCTGGCGGCCGGCGGGATCACCCCCGCGGTGGCCGCCACCGCCGCGCCGCCCGACCTGGTCCGGGATCCCACCACCTACGTCGATCCGCTCATCGGCACCAAGAACGGCGGCAACGTCTTCCCCGGCGCCGTCGTGCCCTTCGGGATGCTCTCCTGGAGCCCGGAGAACACCCGCGGGGACGCCACCCGCACGGCCGCGCCCGGCGGCTACCAGTACGACGCCACCCGCGTCCGGGGCTTCAGCCTCACCCACATGTCCGGCACGGGCTGCGCGGGCGGCAGCGGCGACATCCCCTTCTTCCCGTACGCGGGCGAGGTCACCTCCTCCCCGGCGAGCGACACCAAGGACGCGGTGTACGCCGCCGACTTCGCGCACGCGGACGAGACCGCCGAGCCCGGCCACTACAAGGTCGGTCTCTCCTCCGGCGTCACCGCCGACCTCACGGCGACCGCGCGGACCGGCTCGGGCCGTTTCACCTTCCCGTCCGACAAGCCGGCCTCGCTGCTGATCCGCACCGCCAACTCCGAAGTGGGCTCGACGGCGTCGGACGTGCGCATCGACCCGGCGACCCGGACGGTCTCGGGCTCCGTGACCTCCGGGAACTTCTGCGGCTACCTCGATCCGGAGGGTCAACGCGCCTACTACACCCTGTACTTCACCGCCCGTTTCGACCGCGCGTTCAAGGCGGCCGGCACCTGGCAGGACGACCGGCTGAGCCCGGGATCCACCCGGGCGAGTGGCGGTACCGGCGGCTTCTCCGACGGCGGCCGTCCCGCCGCGGGCAAGGGAGCCGGTGGCTACGTGGAGTTCGCGCCCGGCACCGACCCGGTGAACGTCAAGGTCGGTATCTCGTACGTGAGCCGGGCGGGCGCCGCCGCCAACCTCGCGGCCGAGAACCCGCCGTCCCGTTCCTTCGGCGCCGTCCGGTCCGCCGCCCACCGCGCCTGGCAGGACCGGCTCGGCGCGATCCGGGTCGGCGGTGGCGGCGACACCGACCGCACCACGTTCTACACCGCGCTCTATCACGCCCTCCTGCACCCCAACGTCATCAGTGACGCCGACCGCAGATACCGGGGAAGCGACGACAAGGTCCATGTCGTCGGCCGCGGCCACCGGGCGCAGTACGGCACCTTCTCGGGCTGGGACGTCTACCGTTCCCAGGTCCAGCTGCTCACCCTCCTCAGCCCGGACACCGGCTCCGACATCGCCCAGTCACTGCTCGAACTGGCCCGGCAGAACGGGGGAGTCTGGGACCGCTGGCTGCACGGCGCGAGCGGCACCCACGTCATGAACGGCGACCCCTCACCGACCGCGCTCGCCGGCATCCGGGCCTTCGGCGGCACCGGCTTCGATCTGCGCGGCGCGCTGAAGTCGCTGGTCGAGGCGGCGACCGTGCCGACCGAGCAGGACCTGTCCTCGTCGGGCAAGCCGGTCCTGTCCGTGGGCCAGCGCCCGTCGCTCGACAAGTACCTCCAGCAGCACTACATGCCGTCCGTGTCCAACGCCTGGGGCGGCGCCGCCGAGACCCTGGAGATGTCCGGGGCGGACTTCGCCCTCTCCCAACTGGCCACGGCGGCGGGGGAGAAGCGGACGGCCGCGGACTTCGCCGCACGCTCCCAGTGGTGGCAGAACAACTTCAACATCGCGGCCGACCGGACCGGTGGCTACATCGCCAACCGCAAGGCCGACGGCAGCTGGGTCACCGGCTTCACCCCGGCCACCGGCAACGGTTTCGTCGAGGGCACAGCGGCCCAGTACACCTGGATGGTCCAGCACAACCCGGCCGGGCTCTTCGCGGCCATGGGAGGCCGTGACAAGGCACTCGACCGCCTCGACACCTTCTTCCACGACGCGGACGGCGGCTGGGCGTTCACGGGCAGCGGCGGCGACAAGTCGGAGCTGGACAACGAGCCGTCGATCAACGTCCCCTACCTCTACGACTACGCGGGCGCGCCCTACAAGGCGCAGGAGACCGTCCGCGCGGCGATGAGCCGGCTGTGGTCGACGCAGCCCGGCGGCATCCCCGGCAACGACGACCTCGGCGAGATGTCGTCCTGGTACGTCTTCTCCGCGCTCGGTATGTACCCGCAGGTTCCCTCCCGAGCCGAACTCGTCCTCTCCTCACCCCTGTTCAGCCGCGTCAAGATCGACCGTCCGGGCGGCAACGACATCGAGATCCGTGCGGCCGGCGCGGCGGCGGACGCCCCGTACGTGCAGTCACTCAAGGTCAACGGGCGTACCAGCGGGCGCCCTTGGCTCCCGGCCTCCTTCGTCCGCGACGGCGGCACACTCGACTACACGCTCTCCGGCACCCCCAACCACAGCTGGGGGAGCGATCCGGCCGCGGCTCCGCCGTCCTTCCGCGACGGTGAGCAGCCCTATCAGATCGGCGTCGGCCCCACCGCGGCGACGCTCGCACCGGGCGGCAGTACACGGATCGACATCCGCGCGCTGTCGCTGAGCGGCGGCACGGGTCCCGAGGTCCGCTTCCACGTGGACACGCCCGACGGAGTGACCGCGACCCCCGCGGAGGGGACGGTGACCGACGGCTCCCGGTCGATCACCCTGGCCGCGGGCGACACGGCGCGGCAGGGCTTCTACGACGCCAAGGTCACCGTGACGTCGGGGAGCACCTCGTACGAGCAGCCGGTGGCGCTGACCGTCGCGGCTCCCGGGTCCCTGCTGGCCGGCTACAACAACACCGGCGTCTCGGACGACGCCGGGGACCACGACGAGGCCGACTACGACGGAGGCGGCTGGAGCTACTCCCGGCAGGCCCTCGCGGACGCGGGCCTGACCCCGGGCGGCCAGGGCACCGTGGACGGGCTCACCTACACCTGGCCCGACTCGCCCGCGGGCCGTCCGGACAACGCCGCGGCGACCGGCCAGGTCATCGAACTCACGCGTCCGGCGTCCCAGTTGTCGTTCATCGGCAGCGCGGTCAACGGAAACCAGCGGGCCGCGGCCACCGTCACCTACACCGACGGCAGCACCGACCAGGTCGACCTCTCCTTCACCGACTGGACGGTCGGCGGTGGCGGCGGCACGGTCCAGTACGGCAACGAGACCGTCGCCAGGGCCGCGTACCGCAACGTCGCGGGCGCGGACAAGGACCCCGTCGCCACCTACGTCTTCGCGACGAAGCCCTTCGCGGCCCCGGCCGGCAAGACCGTCAAGAGCGTGAAACTGCCCGGCAACGCGGATCTGCACGTCTTCACCCTCGCGGTGGACTGA
- a CDS encoding carbohydrate ABC transporter permease, translated as MRKGQYRFVAGFLLAPLALYLIFVIWPYVQTIGYSFTDWKGQSQTFSFVGLDNYKALFQDDVFMGAIWHNILFLVFIPVITILLALFFAFMVNAGGRGRAGGVQGVAGSGFYKIVYFFPQVLSLAIVAVLFGALYRSDSGGLLNGILIKLGLVDADNPIEWMNEPHLVLWCLMAVVVWHGVGFYLVLFSAAMQSVPRDIYEAALLDGASRTHTFFRVTLPLLWDTVQTAWVYLGIIAMDMFVLVSTMTQGTGYGGGPDHHSEVMANVMMRNFLYYGKSGYACAMGVIMLLLTLVLSVVTLRATRRERIEF; from the coding sequence ATGCGAAAAGGGCAGTACCGGTTCGTCGCGGGGTTTCTCCTCGCACCTTTGGCGCTGTATCTGATCTTCGTGATCTGGCCTTACGTACAGACCATCGGTTACTCCTTCACCGACTGGAAGGGCCAGTCCCAGACGTTCAGTTTCGTCGGCCTGGACAATTACAAGGCGTTGTTCCAGGACGACGTGTTCATGGGCGCCATCTGGCACAACATCCTGTTCCTGGTGTTCATCCCGGTGATCACCATTCTGCTCGCCCTCTTCTTCGCCTTCATGGTGAACGCGGGCGGCCGGGGCCGCGCCGGCGGTGTGCAGGGGGTCGCCGGATCCGGCTTCTACAAGATCGTCTATTTCTTCCCGCAGGTCCTGTCGCTCGCGATCGTCGCGGTGCTCTTCGGGGCCCTCTACCGCAGTGACAGCGGAGGTCTGCTCAACGGCATCCTGATCAAGCTCGGGCTGGTCGACGCGGACAATCCGATCGAATGGATGAACGAGCCCCATCTGGTGCTCTGGTGCCTGATGGCGGTCGTCGTCTGGCACGGCGTCGGCTTCTACCTGGTGCTGTTCTCCGCGGCCATGCAGTCCGTCCCGAGGGACATCTACGAGGCCGCACTGCTGGACGGCGCGAGCCGCACCCACACCTTCTTCCGGGTCACCCTGCCGCTGCTGTGGGACACCGTGCAGACCGCCTGGGTCTATCTCGGGATCATCGCGATGGACATGTTCGTCCTGGTCTCGACCATGACCCAGGGCACGGGGTACGGCGGCGGACCCGACCACCACAGCGAGGTCATGGCGAACGTCATGATGCGCAACTTCCTCTACTACGGGAAGAGCGGCTACGCCTGCGCCATGGGCGTCATCATGCTCCTTCTCACCCTGGTCCTGTCCGTGGTCACGCTGCGCGCCACCCGCCGCGAGCGCATCGAGTTCTGA
- the ngcE gene encoding N-acetylglucosamine/diacetylchitobiose ABC transporter substrate-binding protein — MGSTSAENSSAEGVGRRDLIKRSAALGLISVPTMSFLSACASGGGDDSSGDKGKDKGKGKTSKTNPFGVEKGGKLDVVVFKGGYGDDYAKAWEASFDKKWGTTSAHTGTQEITGKLQPRFNGGNPPDIVDDSGAQQIKLDVLFKNGNLLDLAAVLDAPSIDDPAKKVRDTLIPGTLDPGLQGGKVVALNYIYTVWGLWYSGKLFKEKGWEVPKTWDDFLAICKDAKSQGIGGLAHQGKYPYYINVAIMDLIAKQGGLDAMKAIDNLDPKAFVGSDAAAAAIDAIYEVVEKGYLMPGTNALTHTESQTRWNQYKAAFITCGSWLENEQLKQTPTDFDMKFMPMPSLSGDKLPFEAIRAGSGEPFIIPAKAGNLPGAQEFMRSMLSKEWSTLFAQKANSLTILKDGVSDGVQLRPGTQSTVDASKAAGDNTFNYLYPNWYSEMDVSIQNASNELMSKRIQPKEWLKRAQAAVDKAAKDPASKKNHRD, encoded by the coding sequence ATGGGATCCACTTCCGCCGAGAACAGCAGTGCTGAAGGTGTCGGCCGGCGCGATCTGATCAAGCGGTCGGCCGCACTCGGTCTGATCTCCGTACCCACGATGAGCTTCCTGTCCGCGTGTGCGAGCGGCGGAGGTGACGACAGCTCCGGTGACAAGGGCAAGGACAAGGGCAAGGGCAAGACCAGCAAGACCAACCCCTTCGGCGTGGAAAAGGGCGGAAAGCTCGACGTCGTCGTCTTCAAGGGCGGCTACGGCGACGACTACGCCAAGGCCTGGGAAGCCTCCTTCGACAAGAAGTGGGGCACCACCAGCGCCCACACCGGCACCCAGGAGATCACCGGCAAGCTCCAGCCGCGCTTCAACGGCGGCAACCCGCCGGACATCGTCGACGACTCCGGCGCCCAGCAGATCAAGCTGGACGTGCTCTTCAAGAACGGCAACCTGCTCGACCTGGCCGCCGTCCTCGACGCGCCGTCGATCGACGACCCGGCCAAGAAGGTCCGCGACACCCTGATCCCGGGCACGCTCGACCCGGGCCTGCAGGGCGGCAAGGTCGTGGCCCTCAACTACATCTACACGGTGTGGGGTCTGTGGTACTCCGGCAAGCTCTTCAAGGAGAAGGGCTGGGAGGTTCCGAAGACCTGGGACGACTTCCTCGCGATCTGCAAGGACGCCAAGTCGCAGGGCATCGGCGGCCTCGCGCACCAGGGCAAGTACCCGTACTACATCAACGTCGCCATCATGGACCTGATCGCCAAGCAGGGCGGCCTGGACGCCATGAAGGCGATCGACAACCTCGACCCCAAGGCGTTCGTCGGCAGCGACGCGGCCGCGGCGGCCATCGACGCGATCTACGAGGTCGTCGAGAAGGGGTACCTGATGCCGGGTACCAACGCCCTGACCCACACCGAGTCCCAGACCCGCTGGAACCAGTACAAGGCCGCGTTCATCACCTGTGGCTCCTGGCTGGAGAACGAGCAGCTGAAGCAGACCCCGACCGACTTCGACATGAAGTTCATGCCGATGCCGAGCCTGTCCGGGGACAAGCTGCCGTTCGAGGCGATCCGGGCCGGCTCGGGCGAGCCCTTCATCATCCCCGCGAAGGCCGGAAACCTGCCTGGCGCGCAGGAGTTCATGCGCTCCATGCTCTCCAAGGAGTGGTCGACGCTCTTCGCGCAGAAGGCCAACTCGCTCACCATCCTCAAGGACGGCGTGAGCGACGGCGTGCAGCTGCGCCCCGGCACGCAGTCCACCGTGGACGCCTCCAAGGCGGCGGGCGACAACACCTTCAACTACCTGTACCCCAACTGGTACAGCGAGATGGACGTCTCCATTCAGAACGCGTCCAACGAGCTGATGTCCAAGCGAATTCAGCCGAAGGAATGGCTGAAGCGGGCCCAGGCGGCCGTCGACAAGGCGGCCAAGGACCCGGCGTCCAAGAAGAACCACCGCGACTGA